One genomic region from Alosa alosa isolate M-15738 ecotype Scorff River chromosome 12, AALO_Geno_1.1, whole genome shotgun sequence encodes:
- the lmbrd2b gene encoding G-protein coupled receptor-associated protein LMBRD2B isoform X2, producing the protein MSGAALGIEIVVVFFLALFLLHRYGDFRKQQRMVLFGTLLAWYLCFLIVFILPLDVSTTIYKQCIIDHEEHAVSPATVLSNQTSGNSTVLPTKSIPKACHKPWSYIPNGIMPVFWRVVYWTSQCLTWLLLPFMQSYARSGGFSITSKIKTALIENAIYYGTYLLIFGSLLIYVAVHPEWRLNWYELQTIGITAANTWGLFLLVLLLGYGLVEIPRSYWDNSHHGHLLIKTYFKLAKLMTEKADSEENLEDVMEEVRKVSESIKYNHPLRKYIDTILRKCPVDYQEKMGRNMDDYEDFDDKRNTYPSEKSLAKLHKQVIYAVQRHNRTRVQWQMLLEEAFHLEDVAKNETSSSREFVHSFAPSEPPGWFSRHIYTPTVEWYWECLLKQWFYRVLAVVLSLFSVAVVWSECTFFSTKPVLSLFAVFIQLAETDYNYLYIEMACFITIFFLCTCVYSTVFRIRVFNYYYLAPHHQTDAYSLQFSGMLFCRLTPPLCLNFLGLIHMDSAISHQAKQQTAYTSIMGSMRVLSFIADGFYIYYPMLIVLLCIATYFSLGTRCLNLLGFQQFMGDNELTSDLIDEGKELLRRERRKRQRLEDGENRRREWRERYGNRDQSGARSIQQSEMKETNYSDTANANTNTNTSTGPGRPKYTRTSSQAERDCIELLDDAEPLDFNADVPTDDPLGAEAGSRHTGGRYLSMSSSRSRIFDDV; encoded by the exons ATGAGTGGTGCTGCTCTGGGCATTGAGATCGTGGTGGTCTTCTTCCTGGCCCTCTTCCTGCTGCACCGCTATGGAGACTTCCGGAAGCAGCAGCGCATGGTGCTGTTTGGCACCCTGCTGGCCTGGTACCTGTGCTTCCTCATCGTCTTCATCCTACCGCTGGATGTCAGCACG ACCATCTACAAGCAGTGCATCATTGACCACGAGGAGCATGCGGTGTCTCCAGCTACAGTGTTGTCCAACCAGACATCAGGAAATTCAACAGTCTTGCCAACAAAGAG CATTCCAAAAGCATGCCACAAGCCATGGAGCTACATTCCAAACGGGATCATGCCTGTGTTCTGGAGGGTGGTTTACTGGACCTCTCAGTGTCTCACCTG GCTGCTGTTGCCCTTCATGCAGTCGTACGCTCGTTCAGGGGGCTTCTCAATCACAAGCAAAATCAAGACGGCGCTCATCGAGAACGCCATTTACTACGGCACCTACCTGCTCATATTCGGCTCCCTTCTCATCTACGTGGCGGTCCACCCAGAGTGGCGTCTGAACTG GTACGAGCTGCAGACCATTGGCATCACTGCAGCCAACACCTGGGGTCTGttcctgctggtgctgctgctgggctacGGCCTGGTAGAGATCCCCCGCTCCTACTGGGACAACTCCCACCACGGACACCTCCTCATCAAGACCTACTTCAAGCTGGCCAAGCTCATGACCGAGAAGGCCGACTCCGAGGAGAACCTGGAGGACGTCATGGAG GAGGTGAGAAAAGTCAGTGAGTCTATCAAGTACAACCATCCACTGAGGAAGTACATTGACACCATTCTGAGGAAG TGCCCTGTTGACTATCAGGAGAAGATGGGCAGGAATATGGATGACTATGAGGACTTTGATGACAAGCGGAACACCTACCCCAGTGAGAAGAGTTTGGCCAAACTCCACAAACAG gttatTTATGCAGTGCAGAGACACAACCGCACCCGTGTCCAATGGCAGATGCTGCTGGAGGAGGCCTTCCACCTAGAGGACGTGGCCAAGAATGAGACCAGCTCATCCCGCGAGTTTGTCCACAGCTTCGCCCCGTCCGAGCCACCGGGCTGGTTCAGCCGCCACATCTACACACCCACCGTTG AGTGGTACTGGGAGTGCCTGCTGAAGCAGTGGTTCTACCGGGTGCTGGCCGTGGTGCTGTCCCTGTTCTCTGTGGCCGTGGTGTGGTCCGAGTGCACCTTCTTCAGCACCAAGCCCGTGCTCTCACTTTTCGCCGTCTTCATTCAGCTGGCTGAGACGGACTACAACTACCTGTACATCGAG ATGGCGTGCTTTATCACAATCTTCTTCCTGTGCACCTGCGTGTACTCCACCGTGTTCCGCATTCGAGTGTTCAACTACTACTACCTGGCCCCACACCATCAGACTGATGCCTACAGCCTTCAGTTCAGCGGCAT GCTTTTCTGCCGTTTGACTCCTCCCCTGTGTCTGAACTTCCTGGGTCTGATTCACATGGACTCTGCAATTTCCCATCAGGCAAAGCAACAGACAGCCTACACCTCA ATCATGGGGTCAATGCGAGTCCTGTCTTTCATCGCCGACGGCTTCTACATCTACTACCCCATGCTCATTGTGCTGCTCTGCATCGCCACCTACTTCAG CCTTGGAACACGCTGTCTGAACCTCCTGGGATTCCAGCAGTTTATGGGAGACAATGAGTTGACCTCAGATCTGATTGACGAGGGCAAAGAGCTACTCAGACGAG AGAGAAGAAAGCGACAAAGACTAGAGGATGGAGAAAACAGAAGAAGA GAGTGGAGGGAGCGCTATGGCAACCGGGATCAGAGTGGGGCAAGAAGTATTCAGCAGTCTGAGATGAAGGAGACCAACTACTCTGACACAGCCAAcgccaacaccaacaccaacaccagcacaGGCCCCGGCAGAC CCAAGTACACTCGGACCAGCAGCCAGGCCGAGAGAGACTGCATCGAGCTCCTGGATGACGCAGAGCCTCTGGACTTCAACGCCGATGTGCCCACTGATGACCCACTGGGAGCAGAAGCCGGCAG TAGGCACACTGGTGGAAGGTACTTGTCCATGTCGTCTTCACGGAGCCGAATCTTCGATGACGTCTGA
- the LOC125304792 gene encoding LOW QUALITY PROTEIN: ral guanine nucleotide dissociation stimulator-like (The sequence of the model RefSeq protein was modified relative to this genomic sequence to represent the inferred CDS: inserted 2 bases in 1 codon) — protein sequence MVYLTGAQSETRSSVKKTIGSPDVMFDASAWRIRSIWDGVKLEVAGDASPVVLHSFTQLDPDLPLLENATQEIGEEVEDGXVFTITLRKVQMHHAASKGQRWLGVESESALSLYETCKVRTIKAGTLEKLVEYMVTAFRGNDSTYVTIFLCTYRSFATTRQVLDLLLNRYAKLQHLPGSEGHRFTHDERTELRNTISSILGAWLDQYSEDFWKPPDYSCLRQLLSYLHLNFPGSDLERRACNLLAQFHRRHHQEPDHEVLDHAPCTFTLLEENGYDYDRPDFLSFDPVVVAEQFTLMDAELFKRVVPYHCLGSIWSQRDKKGKEPGVASAPPWPVQLVTLEVVEAGSEVARECRILKNFSSLRAILSALQCNPVHRLKRTWDEVSRENFRIFHELSEIFSDENNHSLSRELLIKEGTSKFATLEINPKRAQKRQQQQQRDLSVMQGTIPYLGTFLTDLVMMDTAMKDHLDGSLINFEKRRKEFEVIAQIKLLQLACNNYNFTRSGGSLGGSQGPVKLRALSFLTHRKAKKNTGIIKRLGSAGQPVGWGRAAAVGQLSHSKWILTSCVLAISRLLIGQRRRGEATFIQRDLTAQQPDVEEINISFISDSPDSQEKKTSTPSVKHSNSTLGKCGPIADLAPTFWESTSLSSLDASGMGSGSGSSSASSSSVSSTPVTASRSHKRSVSGVSCYSSLSLPLYNQQVDDCCIIRVSLDVDNGNMYKSILVTSQDKTPAVIRKAMVKHNLDRERPEDYELLQKISEEKELKIPDNANVFYAMNSSANYDFVLKKRGFPRAGRTKHVASSTLPRMKQKGLKIAKGIF from the exons AATGCGACCCAGGAGATAGGCGAAGAGGTGGAGGATGG GGTCTTCACCATCACCCTGCGCAAGGTGCAGATGCACCACGCGGCCAGCAAGGGCCAGCGTTGGCTGGGCGTGGAGTCCGAGTCGGCGCTCAGCCTGTACGAGACGTGCAAGGTGCGCACCATCAAGGCCGGCACGCTGGAGAAGCTGGTGGAGTACATGGTGACCGCGTTCCGTGGCAACGACTCCACCTACGTCACCATCTTCCTGTGCACGTACCGCTCCTTCGCCACCACGCGACAGGTGCTGGACCTGCTGCTCAACAG GTATGCCAAGCTGCAGCATCTACCAGGCTCTGAGGGGCACAGATTCACCCACGATGAGCGCACAGAGCTGAGAAA CACCATCTCCTCCATCCTGGGGGCGTGGCTGGACCAGTACTCAGAGGACTTCTGGAAGCCTCCAGACTACAGTTGCCTGAGGCAGCTGCTCTCCTACCTGCACCTGAACTTCCCTGGCTCCGACCTGGAGCGCCGGGCCTGCAACCTGCTGGCCCAGTTCCACCGCCGGCACCACCAGGAGCCTGACCATGAGG TGCTTGATCACGCCCCGTGCACTTTCACCCTCCTGGAGGAGAACGGCTACGACTACGACCGGCCCGACTTCCTCAGCTTCGACCCCGTGGTGGTGGCGGAGCAGTTCACACTCATGGACGCG GAGCTCTTTAAGCGGGTGGTGCCGTACCACTGCCTGGGCAGCATCTGGTCCCAGCGAGACAAGAAGGGCAAAGAACCTGGCGTGGCGTCAGCGCCACCGTGGCCAGTTCAACTCGTCACCCTGGAA GTGGTGGAAGCTGGATCCGAGGTGGCCAGG GAGTGCCGGATCCTGAAGAACTTCTCGTCCCTGAGAGCCATCCTGTCGGCCCTCCAGTGCAACCCGGTCCACCGGCTCAAGAGGACGTGGGACGAGGTGTCCAG GGAGAATTTCCGCATCTTCCATGAACTCTCAGAAATCTTCTCTGATGAGAACAACCACTCGCTGAGCCGGGAGCTCCTCATCAAG GAGGGCACGTCCAAGTTTGCCACCCTGGAGATCAACCCAAAGCGGGCCCAGaagagacagcagcagcagcagagagaccTG agtgTGATGCAGGGGACCATTCCCTACCTGGGCACGTTCCTCACAGACCTGGTGATGATGGACACTGCCATGAAGGACCACCTGGAT GGAAGTCTCATCAACTttgagaaaagaagaaag gAGTTTGAAGTGATAGCTCAGATtaagctgctgcagctggcctGTAACAACTACAACTTCACCAGGAGCGGCGGTTCGCTGGGTGGTTCTCAGGG TCCTGTGAAACTGAGGGCCCTGTCGTTTCTAACACACCGGAAGGCCAAGAAGAACACAGGCATCATCAAGCGGCTGGGCAG tgCTGGTCAGCCTGTGGGATGGGGCCGGGCTGCAGCAGTAGGGCAGCTCTCTCACTCCAAGTGGATTTTGACCAGCTGCGTTCTGGCGATCTCTCGGCTGCTCATCGGACAGCGGCGGAGGGGCGAGGCGACTTTCATCCAGCGTGACCTGACGGCTCAGCAGCCGGACGTGGAGGAGATCAACATCAGCTTCATCTCCGACTCACCGGACTCTCAGGAGAAAAAG ACCTCCACGCCCTCCGTAAAACATTCCAATTCTACCTTAGGGAAGTGCGGCCCCATAGCTGACCTGGCACCCACG TTCTGGGAGTCCACCTCTCTGTCATCTCTGGACGCCTCTGGAATGGGCTCGGGCTCAGGCTCCAGCAGCGCCTCATCCTCGTCGGTGTCCTCCACGCCGGTGACGGCGTCACGCTCGCACAAGCGCTCGGTCTCCGGTGTGTCCTGCTACTCCTCCCTCTCGCTGCCCCTCTACAATCAGCAGGTGGACGACTGCTGCATCATCCGCGTCAGCCTGGACGTGGACAACGGCAACATGTACAAGAGCATCCTG GTAACAAGTCAGGATAAGACCCCAGCAGTCATCAGGAAGGCCATGGTCAAACACAACCTGGATCGTGAGCGACCAGAGGACTATGAACTGCTTCAGAAGATCTCAGAGGAGAAGG AGCTGAAGATTCCAGACAATGCCAATGTCTTCTATGCCATGAACTCGTCCGCCAACTACGACTTTGTCCTGAAGAAGCGCGGATTCCCCCGCGCAGGCCGGACCAAACACGTGGCCAGCTCCACGCTGCCGCGCATGAAGCAGAAGGGCCTGAAGATCGCCAAGGGCATCTTCTGA
- the lmbrd2b gene encoding G-protein coupled receptor-associated protein LMBRD2B isoform X1 — translation MSGAALGIEIVVVFFLALFLLHRYGDFRKQQRMVLFGTLLAWYLCFLIVFILPLDVSTTIYKQCIIDHEEHAVSPATVLSNQTSGNSTVLPTKSIPKACHKPWSYIPNGIMPVFWRVVYWTSQCLTWLLLPFMQSYARSGGFSITSKIKTALIENAIYYGTYLLIFGSLLIYVAVHPEWRLNWYELQTIGITAANTWGLFLLVLLLGYGLVEIPRSYWDNSHHGHLLIKTYFKLAKLMTEKADSEENLEDVMEEVRKVSESIKYNHPLRKYIDTILRKCPVDYQEKMGRNMDDYEDFDDKRNTYPSEKSLAKLHKQVIYAVQRHNRTRVQWQMLLEEAFHLEDVAKNETSSSREFVHSFAPSEPPGWFSRHIYTPTVEWYWECLLKQWFYRVLAVVLSLFSVAVVWSECTFFSTKPVLSLFAVFIQLAETDYNYLYIEMACFITIFFLCTCVYSTVFRIRVFNYYYLAPHHQTDAYSLQFSGMLFCRLTPPLCLNFLGLIHMDSAISHQAKQQTAYTSIMGSMRVLSFIADGFYIYYPMLIVLLCIATYFSLGTRCLNLLGFQQFMGDNELTSDLIDEGKELLRRERRKRQRLEDGENRRREWRERYGNRDQSGARSIQQSEMKETNYSDTANANTNTNTSTGPGRPAKYTRTSSQAERDCIELLDDAEPLDFNADVPTDDPLGAEAGSRHTGGRYLSMSSSRSRIFDDV, via the exons ATGAGTGGTGCTGCTCTGGGCATTGAGATCGTGGTGGTCTTCTTCCTGGCCCTCTTCCTGCTGCACCGCTATGGAGACTTCCGGAAGCAGCAGCGCATGGTGCTGTTTGGCACCCTGCTGGCCTGGTACCTGTGCTTCCTCATCGTCTTCATCCTACCGCTGGATGTCAGCACG ACCATCTACAAGCAGTGCATCATTGACCACGAGGAGCATGCGGTGTCTCCAGCTACAGTGTTGTCCAACCAGACATCAGGAAATTCAACAGTCTTGCCAACAAAGAG CATTCCAAAAGCATGCCACAAGCCATGGAGCTACATTCCAAACGGGATCATGCCTGTGTTCTGGAGGGTGGTTTACTGGACCTCTCAGTGTCTCACCTG GCTGCTGTTGCCCTTCATGCAGTCGTACGCTCGTTCAGGGGGCTTCTCAATCACAAGCAAAATCAAGACGGCGCTCATCGAGAACGCCATTTACTACGGCACCTACCTGCTCATATTCGGCTCCCTTCTCATCTACGTGGCGGTCCACCCAGAGTGGCGTCTGAACTG GTACGAGCTGCAGACCATTGGCATCACTGCAGCCAACACCTGGGGTCTGttcctgctggtgctgctgctgggctacGGCCTGGTAGAGATCCCCCGCTCCTACTGGGACAACTCCCACCACGGACACCTCCTCATCAAGACCTACTTCAAGCTGGCCAAGCTCATGACCGAGAAGGCCGACTCCGAGGAGAACCTGGAGGACGTCATGGAG GAGGTGAGAAAAGTCAGTGAGTCTATCAAGTACAACCATCCACTGAGGAAGTACATTGACACCATTCTGAGGAAG TGCCCTGTTGACTATCAGGAGAAGATGGGCAGGAATATGGATGACTATGAGGACTTTGATGACAAGCGGAACACCTACCCCAGTGAGAAGAGTTTGGCCAAACTCCACAAACAG gttatTTATGCAGTGCAGAGACACAACCGCACCCGTGTCCAATGGCAGATGCTGCTGGAGGAGGCCTTCCACCTAGAGGACGTGGCCAAGAATGAGACCAGCTCATCCCGCGAGTTTGTCCACAGCTTCGCCCCGTCCGAGCCACCGGGCTGGTTCAGCCGCCACATCTACACACCCACCGTTG AGTGGTACTGGGAGTGCCTGCTGAAGCAGTGGTTCTACCGGGTGCTGGCCGTGGTGCTGTCCCTGTTCTCTGTGGCCGTGGTGTGGTCCGAGTGCACCTTCTTCAGCACCAAGCCCGTGCTCTCACTTTTCGCCGTCTTCATTCAGCTGGCTGAGACGGACTACAACTACCTGTACATCGAG ATGGCGTGCTTTATCACAATCTTCTTCCTGTGCACCTGCGTGTACTCCACCGTGTTCCGCATTCGAGTGTTCAACTACTACTACCTGGCCCCACACCATCAGACTGATGCCTACAGCCTTCAGTTCAGCGGCAT GCTTTTCTGCCGTTTGACTCCTCCCCTGTGTCTGAACTTCCTGGGTCTGATTCACATGGACTCTGCAATTTCCCATCAGGCAAAGCAACAGACAGCCTACACCTCA ATCATGGGGTCAATGCGAGTCCTGTCTTTCATCGCCGACGGCTTCTACATCTACTACCCCATGCTCATTGTGCTGCTCTGCATCGCCACCTACTTCAG CCTTGGAACACGCTGTCTGAACCTCCTGGGATTCCAGCAGTTTATGGGAGACAATGAGTTGACCTCAGATCTGATTGACGAGGGCAAAGAGCTACTCAGACGAG AGAGAAGAAAGCGACAAAGACTAGAGGATGGAGAAAACAGAAGAAGA GAGTGGAGGGAGCGCTATGGCAACCGGGATCAGAGTGGGGCAAGAAGTATTCAGCAGTCTGAGATGAAGGAGACCAACTACTCTGACACAGCCAAcgccaacaccaacaccaacaccagcacaGGCCCCGGCAGAC CAGCCAAGTACACTCGGACCAGCAGCCAGGCCGAGAGAGACTGCATCGAGCTCCTGGATGACGCAGAGCCTCTGGACTTCAACGCCGATGTGCCCACTGATGACCCACTGGGAGCAGAAGCCGGCAG TAGGCACACTGGTGGAAGGTACTTGTCCATGTCGTCTTCACGGAGCCGAATCTTCGATGACGTCTGA
- the capslb gene encoding calcyphosine-like b isoform X1: MAGTARHDREMAINAKRQLSATSDPVERLRLQCLARGSAGIKGLGRTFRIMDDDNSRTLDLKEFLKGLNDYGVLIEKEEALKLFQHFDRDGSGQIDFDEFLITLRPPMSNARKEVIMQAFRKLDKTGDGVITVEDLRGVYNAKNHPKYQNGEWTEDQIFRQFLNSFDSPDDKDGKVTKEEFMNYYAGVSASIDTDIYFIIMMKNAWKLN; encoded by the exons ATGGCAGGGACAGCGCGACACGACCGGGAGATGGCGATAAACGCCAAGCGTCAGTTATCGGCTACCTCAGATCCTGTGGAGCGGTTGAGGCTCCAGTGTTTGGCAAGGGGGTCAGCTGGAATCAAAGGACTGGGCAG GACTTTCAGGATTATGGATGATGACAACAGCCGTACTTTGGATCTGAAGGAGTTTCTGAAGGGGTTAAATGACTATGGCGTTCTGATAGAAAAGGAAGAAGCTCTTAAACTGTTCCAGCACTTTGACAGAGATGGCAGCGGCCAGATTGACTTTGATGAGTTTCTGATTACACTAAGG CCACCCATGTCCAATGCTAGGAAAGAGGTGATCATGCAGGCGTTTAGAAAGCTCGATAAGACAGGCGATGGGGTCATAACCGTTGAAGATCTTCGGGGCGTGTACAATGCCAAAAACCATCCTAAATATCAAAATGGAGAATGGACAGAAGACCAAATATTCCGACAGTTTCTGAACAGTTTTGACTCCCCCGATGACAAGGATGGAAAG GTGACAAAAGAAGAGTTTATGAATTACTATGCAGGTGTGAGTGCGTCCATTGACACAGACATCTACTTTATAATAATGATGAAAAATGCCTGGAAGCTCAATTAG
- the capslb gene encoding calcyphosine-like b isoform X2 produces MAGTARHDREMAINAKRQLSATSDPVERLRLQCLARGSAGIKGLGRTFRIMDDDNSRTLDLKEFLKGLNDYGVLIEKEEALKLFQHFDRDGSGQIDFDEFLITLRPPMSNARKEVIMQAFRKLDKTGDGVITVEDLRGVYNAKNHPKYQNGEWTEDQIFRQFLNSFDSPDDKDGKVTKEEFLNYYCGVSASIESDVYFILMMRNAWKL; encoded by the exons ATGGCAGGGACAGCGCGACACGACCGGGAGATGGCGATAAACGCCAAGCGTCAGTTATCGGCTACCTCAGATCCTGTGGAGCGGTTGAGGCTCCAGTGTTTGGCAAGGGGGTCAGCTGGAATCAAAGGACTGGGCAG GACTTTCAGGATTATGGATGATGACAACAGCCGTACTTTGGATCTGAAGGAGTTTCTGAAGGGGTTAAATGACTATGGCGTTCTGATAGAAAAGGAAGAAGCTCTTAAACTGTTCCAGCACTTTGACAGAGATGGCAGCGGCCAGATTGACTTTGATGAGTTTCTGATTACACTAAGG CCACCCATGTCCAATGCTAGGAAAGAGGTGATCATGCAGGCGTTTAGAAAGCTCGATAAGACAGGCGATGGGGTCATAACCGTTGAAGATCTTCGGGGCGTGTACAATGCCAAAAACCATCCTAAATATCAAAATGGAGAATGGACAGAAGACCAAATATTCCGACAGTTTCTGAACAGTTTTGACTCCCCCGATGACAAGGATGGAAAG GTGACCAAAGAGGAGTTCTTGAACTACTACTGTGGAGTCAGTGCCTCCATCGAGAGTGACGTCTATTTCATTCTGATGATGAGAAATGCCTGGAAACTCTGA